Genomic DNA from Roseburia intestinalis L1-82:
TCTGCAGCAACAATTTCAAGATCTTTCATCTCTGTCTGGTTTTCCGCATATTCCTGCTCTGCTAAACGCTCTTCCCGCGATTCCACTGCCCAGGTATGGATCTGTGGAAAAAACGGAAGTCCAATGCAGACTGCCACAGTAAGCACCACAACAACTGCTGTCGCAAATTTTAATATTTTATCTTCCATGTAATAACTGCTTTCTATCGATTATCACTGAATGCCTTGATACAGAGATTGGATTTCTCTACGGTATCAACACTCACCCATTTCGAGCCATTTGCACTGATATAGCTCTCTCCATCATCTAAGTCTACATTTTCAGTCGCTTCATCCGCAGCATACTCGATTGCCATCGGATGTACGGATCCGGGTGTAATTATATACAGAACAACCGCATAACGCTCCCCCGCATCCACTTCAATTCCCTGGTTAAAGTCAACGGTATAATAACCGGCATTCCCAAGCTTGCCGGACGCAACCGGAATCATCTTCTCCAACGATGTCTCATCTTCAAACTGACGCACCACATATAATTCGTACTGTGAGTCTTTTCCAGTCGCATAAAAAGATGCCGCCTTTAAGGTTTCATTCCCCTCTGCGGTAAATACATTGGCACCGTAGATGCTGTCTTTATTATAACCAAGCTGTCCAACCCATCCGCACAGATCACTCTGATAAATGTGATCATAATTATCCGTGTTTTCTATATCCGTATAAACAACATTATGTGTTCCAATATTTGTATCATAATAGGAAATATAAAAGAAGCCGTTTTCCCCGAAATTATCTCCCCAGCTGTTCTGACAGATAAATGCTCCATCACCCTCGAGATCAGTGTTAAAATTATCCTTAGAATAAGAATCATCCCATCCGACGATCACCACATCATGGTTTGGTTTCTCTGTACCAATATAGCAGTATGCATCTGTGCTTTTGTTATAATATGGGGAGGAAGACTGTGAACTGCGCAGTGCATTGTAAATGGATGTCTGTACTCCGCCGTATTTGAATACAGCTTCCTTGATCTTTTCATAATCTTTGCTTTCAATGATCTGCATTTCCTGCACATGTTTTACCGCGGTAAGATCCTCATTTGTCTGATTATCTCCATAAGGATCATCTTTTTCATAGACAGGTCCCTTCCATGCTGCAAGATATGCCATTCCCATGGTATATTCCCCACCGTCATTCTGCGTCATATTAAATCCGTTACAGAGTGTCATATGATCCACAGAATACTGCTCACTCTCCTCCGGCAGAAGCGATGATTCCAGCGCCCCTAACGCCGCAAATGACCAGCAGGTTCCATAACTTCCCTGATTACGCACTTCTGATGTCCGGTTTTTCGTCCGCAGATCATAACTGGTCGGCACGATCGACGCATCTGAATTATCCGCAGCCTGTGCCTCATTTTCCTGCATGTTCCAGCTATATGTATAATCCATATATTGTGAGAGATCATTGAGACTGACATAATACTCATTATCTATCATGGTAAACGGAGAAGTGATCTTTTCAATGTCCCCATTCACGGTCGCAGTCTCCTGATCCAGGGAAAATGATATGTCGCTGGAATGTTTTTCCACCACAAGCCTGTCCCCGTCATAAATATGTGCGCTGCAGTTTAAGGCATCCCGCAAAATGGAAACAGGCATCATAATGTCTAAATTGTCATCCATATAAAATTTGTATTTCTCATTGGTATACTGTTTATTATCAATGATCACAGACAGCAGATTATCATTCACACTTGATGCAATCAGCGGATTCCAGGTTTCTGCTTCTAAACTCGCTCCGCGGAAACTGCCGATCTGCTCATACTCAGCACCAGGTATATTATATTTTATCAAAAAAGCAATCGCCACAATTCCACCAAAGGCAATAAATCTTTTCGAATAATGCATGAATCAGAATCTCCTTAATGAAAATTATCCCGTTTTGGCGGTTTCGGTCCCATAAACTGATAAAAATACGTCTTTAACATTCCGTTGTAGATCTTGCGGTTTTTATCTGCCTTCCGTCCTATGTAACGCTCGGTGTCCTCATAACTGGTGATCAGATACATAGACCATGCATCCAGTCTGCGGTAAGCCTCCCCGATCTGACTGTATAATTCCGGCAGATCCGCCTTATCCTCTAAACGCTCTCCGTATGGCGGGTTTGTCACGATAAAACCGTATTTCTTTGGATGGTGCAGTTCTGCCACTGGTCTCTGCTGGAAATGGATCAGGTGGTCAACTCCTGCACGTTTTGCATTCTCCCGCGCCGCCTTAACCACATCACCGTCAATGTCATATCCCTGGATATCCACGGTAATGTCATCATTTACCATGTCCTGTGCCTCTTTTACGCATTCATACCACACCTTACGGTCAATGATGTTTGTCCACTGCTCTGCCGTAAATTCACGGTTCATTCCCGGTGCAATATTAGCAGCGATCATTGCCGCCTCAATCGGAAATGTACCACTTCCACAAAACGGATCCACGAGAATACGGTCCGGTCTCCACGGTGTCAGCATAAGCAGGGATGCCGCAAGTGTCTCCGTCAGCGGAGCCTTGCTCGTTAAAGTACGGTATCCTCTTTTGTGCAGAGAATCCCCTGATGTATCAAGTGTCACCATCACTTCATCCTTTAGCAGGAAAATACGCACCGGGTACGGCGCCCCATCCTCCGGGAACCACTCCTTATGATACTGCTGCTTTAACCGCTCCACCATCGCTTTTTTCGCGATCGACTGAATATCGGACGGACTGAACAGTTTACTCTTGATGGAGGATGCTTTTTTAACCCAGAACTTACCGTTTTCCGGGATATAATTTTCCCATGGAAGCGCTTTGATTCCCTGAAATAATTCCTCAAACGTTTCTGCATGAAAACGTCCCACCTGGATCAGGACACGTTCTGCCGTGCGCAGGAAAATATTCGCCCGGCAGATTGCTTCCTCATCTCCGGTAAATGTGATCCTTCCGTCTTCTACTCTGCCTATCTCATAGCCAAGATCATAAATCTCTCTTTTCAATACCGCCTCTAACCCAAAATGGCACGGTACCACAAGCTCATATGTTTTCATGAATTCTCCTTAACTGTTTCTTTTACCTTAGTACTATATTATCCGTTCTAAAATACCCTGTCAATGTTAATCATAACCATTATAGCGTCTGATTGCCTGCATTCCTCCAACAACGGTATACACCTCATAGCCACATTTTGAAAGCTGTCTTGCTGCTAAAAGACTCGTACTGCCATATTCACAGTAAACTAATAGTGTTCTATTTCTGTTAAAATGCCGCATCCACCCATCGATCTCCTCATATGGACAACAGTATGCTCCCCTAAAATGCCCTTCCCGGTAAGATTCCCGTTCCCTTACATCCAAAACCAGGGCATGCTTATTTAAAATAATCTGTTCCATCTCGCGTGGATGGATCGTAAAAAAAGCCATACTCCCTCCGAAATAAAAACAGATTACAAAGCTCTGCCCTGTAATCTGTTCTTCTGCTAATGTTTTTTCCTTACATTATATGCAGTTTCCGGTACCCGTGTTCTTATTTTGATACGTTAGAACCTGTACTGTTCTGTCCGGATTTATTCTGTCCGTTGCTGTTTGTTGCTTTGTTGGAAGACTTATTTTTTGAGCTGTTCTGCTCATAACTATTCTCATAGCTGTCCTCGTAACTGTTTCTGCAATTAGATCCACTGTTTGCATTGTCTGCATTCTTTGCCATTTCTTTCTCCATTCCGGTGCTGTTCTGCACCTTGTT
This window encodes:
- a CDS encoding lectin like domain-containing protein, which encodes MHYSKRFIAFGGIVAIAFLIKYNIPGAEYEQIGSFRGASLEAETWNPLIASSVNDNLLSVIIDNKQYTNEKYKFYMDDNLDIMMPVSILRDALNCSAHIYDGDRLVVEKHSSDISFSLDQETATVNGDIEKITSPFTMIDNEYYVSLNDLSQYMDYTYSWNMQENEAQAADNSDASIVPTSYDLRTKNRTSEVRNQGSYGTCWSFAALGALESSLLPEESEQYSVDHMTLCNGFNMTQNDGGEYTMGMAYLAAWKGPVYEKDDPYGDNQTNEDLTAVKHVQEMQIIESKDYEKIKEAVFKYGGVQTSIYNALRSSQSSSPYYNKSTDAYCYIGTEKPNHDVVIVGWDDSYSKDNFNTDLEGDGAFICQNSWGDNFGENGFFYISYYDTNIGTHNVVYTDIENTDNYDHIYQSDLCGWVGQLGYNKDSIYGANVFTAEGNETLKAASFYATGKDSQYELYVVRQFEDETSLEKMIPVASGKLGNAGYYTVDFNQGIEVDAGERYAVVLYIITPGSVHPMAIEYAADEATENVDLDDGESYISANGSKWVSVDTVEKSNLCIKAFSDNR
- a CDS encoding THUMP domain-containing class I SAM-dependent RNA methyltransferase; the encoded protein is MKTYELVVPCHFGLEAVLKREIYDLGYEIGRVEDGRITFTGDEEAICRANIFLRTAERVLIQVGRFHAETFEELFQGIKALPWENYIPENGKFWVKKASSIKSKLFSPSDIQSIAKKAMVERLKQQYHKEWFPEDGAPYPVRIFLLKDEVMVTLDTSGDSLHKRGYRTLTSKAPLTETLAASLLMLTPWRPDRILVDPFCGSGTFPIEAAMIAANIAPGMNREFTAEQWTNIIDRKVWYECVKEAQDMVNDDITVDIQGYDIDGDVVKAARENAKRAGVDHLIHFQQRPVAELHHPKKYGFIVTNPPYGERLEDKADLPELYSQIGEAYRRLDAWSMYLITSYEDTERYIGRKADKNRKIYNGMLKTYFYQFMGPKPPKRDNFH
- a CDS encoding rhodanese-like domain-containing protein, coding for MAFFTIHPREMEQIILNKHALVLDVRERESYREGHFRGAYCCPYEEIDGWMRHFNRNRTLLVYCEYGSTSLLAARQLSKCGYEVYTVVGGMQAIRRYNGYD